The following proteins are encoded in a genomic region of Drosophila miranda strain MSH22 chromosome 4, D.miranda_PacBio2.1, whole genome shotgun sequence:
- the LOC108163816 gene encoding COP9 signalosome complex subunit 8, producing MQSNKYNDLLDRLENEELEQVELGAEVYQQLMAIYLYQNKLANAKLLWMRIPDKLKEDKELLHLNQLNLALQNNNFAEFFQKIRYDWSECVKPAMEDLLVKAREELFTLTGSAYVSIYQNNLLQMAQMTEDELKNAVAALDWTREQDGDEVIWLPKAKETPPTGRNDDQLLKLTEFVTFLEN from the exons atgcaGTCAAATAAATACAACGATTTGCTAGACCGGCTAGAAAATGAGGAATTGGAG CAAGTCGAGCTGGGAGCAGAAGTCTATCAGCAATTAATGGCAATTTATCTCTACCAAAACAAACT AGCCAATGCCAAATTATTGTGGATGCGTATACCAGATAAACTGAAGGAGGACAAAGAATTGCTACATTTAAATCAGCTAAATCTTGCCTTGCAGAACAACAACTTTGCCGAATTCTTTCAAAAGATCAGATACGATTGGTCCGAGTGTGTCAAGCCAGCAATGGAAGATCTCTTGG TGAAAGCGCGGGAGGAGCTCTTCACCCTCACGGGCAGCGCCTATGTTTCCATCTACCAGAACAATCTGCTACAAATGGCTCAGATGACTGAGGATGAGCTGAAAAATGCCGTCGCGGCCTTAGATTGGACCCGGGAACAGGATGGCGATGAGGTTATCTGGCTGCCCAAAGCCAAAGAAACTCCGCCCACTGGCAGGAACGATGATCAGTTGCTCAAATTAACCGAGTTTGTAACATTCTTAGAGAATTAA
- the LOC108163817 gene encoding 40S ribosomal protein S13, with protein sequence MGRMHAPGKGISQSALPYRRTVPSWLKLNAEDVKDQIKKLGKKGLTPSKIGIILRDSHGVAQVRFVNGNKILRIMKSVGLKPDIPEDLYHMIKKAVAIRKHLERNRKDKDGKFRLILVESRIHRLARYYKTKSVLPPNWKYESSTASALVA encoded by the exons ATGGGTCGTATGCACGCTCCTGG CAAGGGTATTTCCCAATCAGCTCTGCCCTACAGACGCACAGTGCCATCTTGGCTGAAGCTGAATGCTGAGGATGTCAAGGATCAGATCAAGAAGCTCGGCAAGAAGGGTTTGACCCCATCGAAAATCG GTATCATCTTGCGTGACTCCCATGGAGTTGCCCAGGTGCGATTCGTCAATGGAAACAAGATCCTGCGTATCATGAAGTCGGTGGGTCTGAAGCCTGACATTCCCGAGGATCTGTACCACATGATCAAGAAGGCCGTTGCCATCCGCAAGCATTTGGAGCGCAACCGTAAGGACAAGGACGGCAAGTTCCGTCTGATTCTGGTCGAGTCCAGAATCCACCGCTTGGCCCGCTACTACAAGACAAAGAGCGTTCTGCCACCTAACTGGAAATACGAATCGAGCACCGCCTCTGCCCTGGTTGCCTAA
- the LOC108163364 gene encoding serine/threonine-protein phosphatase PP2A 65 kDa regulatory subunit isoform X1 yields MAASDKSVDDSLYPIAVLIDELKNEDVQLRLNSIKKLSTIALALGEERTRSELIPFLTETIYDEDEVLLALADQLGNFTSLVGGPEFAMYLIPPLESLATVEETVVRDKAVESLRTVAAEHSAQDLEIHVVPTLQRLVSGDWFTSRTSACGLFSVCYPRVTQPVKAELRANFRKLCQDETPMVRRAAANKLGEFAKVVETEYLKSDLIPNFVQLAQDDQDSVRLLAVEACVSIAQLLPQDDVEHLVLPTLRQCSNDSSWRVRYMVAEKFVDLQKAVGPEITRVDLVSAFQYLLKDAEAEVRAAVATKVKDFCANLDKANQVQIILSSILPYVRDLVSDPNPHVKSALASVIMGLSPMLGAYQTVEQLLPLFLIQLKDECPEVRLNIISNLDCVNDVIGIQQLSQSLLPAIVELAEDSKWRVRLAIIEYMPALAGQLGQEFFDQKLRGLCMGWLNDHVYAIREAATLNMKKLVEQFGAPWAEQAIIPMILVMSRNKNYLHRMTCLFCLNVLAEVCGTDITTKLLLPTVLLLAADPVANVRFNVAKTLQKISPFLEASVIDAQVKPTLDKLNVDSDVDVKHFAAQAIAGIAAEMELNVFRTAVPPCMGAKIEAAMDSKLIVEAPAALTTGPTDGGILGGGDDGALINQDRESRIELESTTLKNGNL; encoded by the exons ATGGCAGCAAGCGACAAATCAGTCGATGATTCTCTTTATCCCATTGCGGTATTAATTGACGAGCTAAAAAACGAGGATGTGCAG CTGCGCCTCAACTCCATAAAGAAGCTGTCGACCATTGCTTTGGCCTTGGGCGAAGAGCGCACACGTTCCGAGTTGATACCGTTCCTAACCGAGACCATATACGATGAGGATGAGGTTCTTTTGGCACTGGCCGACCAACTGGGAAACTTTACAA GCCTTGTTGGCGGTCCCGAATTTGCCATGTATTTAATACCACCCCTCGAGAGTTTGGCGACTGTCGAGGAGACTGTGGTGCGGGACAAGGCTGTTGAATCTCTACGCACGGTGGCGGCCGAGCACAGTGCCCAGGATCTGGAGATTCATGTGGTGCCAACGCTGCAGCGTCTCGTCTCTGGTGACTGGTTCACCTCCCGCACCTCCGCCTGCGGCCTCTTCTCGGTCTGCTATCCACGCGTCACACAGCCTGTGAAGGCGGAGCTGCGTGCCAATTTCCGTAAGCTCTGCCAGGATGAGACCCCAATGGTACGGCGTGCAGCGGCCAACAAGCTGGGCGAATTTGCCAAAGTCGTGGAGACGGAATATCTAAAGTCTGACTTGATACCAAACTTTGTCCAACTGGCACAGGACGATCAG GACTCTGTTCGTCTGCTGGCTGTGGAGGCTTGCGTTAGCATTGCCCAGCTGCTGCCCCAGGATGATGTCGAGCAC CTGGTTCTTCCCACACTGCGTCAGTGTTCCAACGATTCGTCGTGGCGCGTCCGCTATATGGTGGCCGAGAAGTTTGTTGATTTGCAAAAGGCTGTGGGACCGGAAATCACTCGCGTGGATTTGGTCTCGGCATTCCAGTACTTGCTTAAGGATGCCGAGGCCGAGGTGCGCGCTGCCGTGGCCACCAAAGTCAAGGACTTTTGCGCCAATCTGGACAAGGCCAATCAGGTTCAAATCATCTTGAGCTCCATCTTACCGTATGTCCGCGATTTGGTCTCCGATCCGAATCCACATGTCAAGTCGGCTCTGGCCTCGGTCATTATGGGTTTGAGTCCAATGCTGGGCGCCTATCAGACAGTCGAACAGCTGCTGCCCCTTTTCCTAATCCAGCTCAAGGACGAGTGCCCCGAAGTGCGTCTCAATATCATCTCGAACCTGGACTGCGTCAACGATGTCATCGGCATTCAGCAGCTATCGCAGTCCCTTCTGCCCGCCATTGTCGAGCTGGCCGAGGATTCCAAGTGGCGCGTTCGGTTGGCCATCATTGAGTACATGCCCGCCCTGGCCGGTCAATTGGGGCAGGAGTTCTTCGATCAGAAGCTGCGTGGCCTCTGCATGGGCTGGTTGAACGATCATGTCTATGCCATTCGCGAGGCGGCCACTCTCAACATGAAGAAGCTTGTGGAGCAGTTCGGTGCCCCCTGGGCCGAACAGGCCATCATCCCCATGATCCTGGTCATGTCACGCAACAAGAACTATTTGCACA GAATGACCTGTTTGTTCTGCCTGAATGTTTTGGCTGAGGTTTGCGGCACGGATATCACCACCAAACTGTTGCTGCCCACAGTCCTGTTGCTTGCCGCCGATCCCGTGGCCAATGTACGCTTCAATGTGGCCAAGACATTGCAGAAGATTTCCCCCTTCCTGGAGGCCAGCGTCATCGATGCCCAAGTCAAGCCCACACTCGACAAACTAAATGTGGATTCCGATGTCGATGTTAAGCATTTTGCTGCGCAGGCTATAGCCGGAATAGCAGCAG AAATGGAATTGAATGTGTTTAGAACGGCGGTGCCGCCGTGCATGGGTGCTAAAATTGAAGCGGCCATGGACTCGAAGCTTATTGTGGAAGCCCCGGCGGCATTGACGACGGGCCCTACCGATGGTGGCATTTTAGGAGGAGGAGATGATGGAGCATTGATCAACCAGGATCGCGAGTCGAGAATTGAATTGGAAT CAACCACACTTAAAAATGGAAACTTGTAG
- the LOC108163364 gene encoding serine/threonine-protein phosphatase PP2A 65 kDa regulatory subunit isoform X3 produces MAASDKSVDDSLYPIAVLIDELKNEDVQLRLNSIKKLSTIALALGEERTRSELIPFLTETIYDEDEVLLALADQLGNFTSLVGGPEFAMYLIPPLESLATVEETVVRDKAVESLRTVAAEHSAQDLEIHVVPTLQRLVSGDWFTSRTSACGLFSVCYPRVTQPVKAELRANFRKLCQDETPMVRRAAANKLGEFAKVVETEYLKSDLIPNFVQLAQDDQDSVRLLAVEACVSIAQLLPQDDVEHLVLPTLRQCSNDSSWRVRYMVAEKFVDLQKAVGPEITRVDLVSAFQYLLKDAEAEVRAAVATKVKDFCANLDKANQVQIILSSILPYVRDLVSDPNPHVKSALASVIMGLSPMLGAYQTVEQLLPLFLIQLKDECPEVRLNIISNLDCVNDVIGIQQLSQSLLPAIVELAEDSKWRVRLAIIEYMPALAGQLGQEFFDQKLRGLCMGWLNDHVYAIREAATLNMKKLVEQFGAPWAEQAIIPMILVMSRNKNYLHRMTCLFCLNVLAEVCGTDITTKLLLPTVLLLAADPVANVRFNVAKTLQKISPFLEASVIDAQVKPTLDKLNVDSDVDVKHFAAQAIAGIAAATTLKNGNL; encoded by the exons ATGGCAGCAAGCGACAAATCAGTCGATGATTCTCTTTATCCCATTGCGGTATTAATTGACGAGCTAAAAAACGAGGATGTGCAG CTGCGCCTCAACTCCATAAAGAAGCTGTCGACCATTGCTTTGGCCTTGGGCGAAGAGCGCACACGTTCCGAGTTGATACCGTTCCTAACCGAGACCATATACGATGAGGATGAGGTTCTTTTGGCACTGGCCGACCAACTGGGAAACTTTACAA GCCTTGTTGGCGGTCCCGAATTTGCCATGTATTTAATACCACCCCTCGAGAGTTTGGCGACTGTCGAGGAGACTGTGGTGCGGGACAAGGCTGTTGAATCTCTACGCACGGTGGCGGCCGAGCACAGTGCCCAGGATCTGGAGATTCATGTGGTGCCAACGCTGCAGCGTCTCGTCTCTGGTGACTGGTTCACCTCCCGCACCTCCGCCTGCGGCCTCTTCTCGGTCTGCTATCCACGCGTCACACAGCCTGTGAAGGCGGAGCTGCGTGCCAATTTCCGTAAGCTCTGCCAGGATGAGACCCCAATGGTACGGCGTGCAGCGGCCAACAAGCTGGGCGAATTTGCCAAAGTCGTGGAGACGGAATATCTAAAGTCTGACTTGATACCAAACTTTGTCCAACTGGCACAGGACGATCAG GACTCTGTTCGTCTGCTGGCTGTGGAGGCTTGCGTTAGCATTGCCCAGCTGCTGCCCCAGGATGATGTCGAGCAC CTGGTTCTTCCCACACTGCGTCAGTGTTCCAACGATTCGTCGTGGCGCGTCCGCTATATGGTGGCCGAGAAGTTTGTTGATTTGCAAAAGGCTGTGGGACCGGAAATCACTCGCGTGGATTTGGTCTCGGCATTCCAGTACTTGCTTAAGGATGCCGAGGCCGAGGTGCGCGCTGCCGTGGCCACCAAAGTCAAGGACTTTTGCGCCAATCTGGACAAGGCCAATCAGGTTCAAATCATCTTGAGCTCCATCTTACCGTATGTCCGCGATTTGGTCTCCGATCCGAATCCACATGTCAAGTCGGCTCTGGCCTCGGTCATTATGGGTTTGAGTCCAATGCTGGGCGCCTATCAGACAGTCGAACAGCTGCTGCCCCTTTTCCTAATCCAGCTCAAGGACGAGTGCCCCGAAGTGCGTCTCAATATCATCTCGAACCTGGACTGCGTCAACGATGTCATCGGCATTCAGCAGCTATCGCAGTCCCTTCTGCCCGCCATTGTCGAGCTGGCCGAGGATTCCAAGTGGCGCGTTCGGTTGGCCATCATTGAGTACATGCCCGCCCTGGCCGGTCAATTGGGGCAGGAGTTCTTCGATCAGAAGCTGCGTGGCCTCTGCATGGGCTGGTTGAACGATCATGTCTATGCCATTCGCGAGGCGGCCACTCTCAACATGAAGAAGCTTGTGGAGCAGTTCGGTGCCCCCTGGGCCGAACAGGCCATCATCCCCATGATCCTGGTCATGTCACGCAACAAGAACTATTTGCACA GAATGACCTGTTTGTTCTGCCTGAATGTTTTGGCTGAGGTTTGCGGCACGGATATCACCACCAAACTGTTGCTGCCCACAGTCCTGTTGCTTGCCGCCGATCCCGTGGCCAATGTACGCTTCAATGTGGCCAAGACATTGCAGAAGATTTCCCCCTTCCTGGAGGCCAGCGTCATCGATGCCCAAGTCAAGCCCACACTCGACAAACTAAATGTGGATTCCGATGTCGATGTTAAGCATTTTGCTGCGCAGGCTATAGCCGGAATAGCAGCAG CAACCACACTTAAAAATGGAAACTTGTAG
- the LOC108163364 gene encoding serine/threonine-protein phosphatase PP2A 65 kDa regulatory subunit isoform X2: MAASDKSVDDSLYPIAVLIDELKNEDVQLRLNSIKKLSTIALALGEERTRSELIPFLTETIYDEDEVLLALADQLGNFTSLVGGPEFAMYLIPPLESLATVEETVVRDKAVESLRTVAAEHSAQDLEIHVVPTLQRLVSGDWFTSRTSACGLFSVCYPRVTQPVKAELRANFRKLCQDETPMVRRAAANKLGEFAKVVETEYLKSDLIPNFVQLAQDDQDSVRLLAVEACVSIAQLLPQDDVEHLVLPTLRQCSNDSSWRVRYMVAEKFVDLQKAVGPEITRVDLVSAFQYLLKDAEAEVRAAVATKVKDFCANLDKANQVQIILSSILPYVRDLVSDPNPHVKSALASVIMGLSPMLGAYQTVEQLLPLFLIQLKDECPEVRLNIISNLDCVNDVIGIQQLSQSLLPAIVELAEDSKWRVRLAIIEYMPALAGQLGQEFFDQKLRGLCMGWLNDHVYAIREAATLNMKKLVEQFGAPWAEQAIIPMILVMSRNKNYLHRMTCLFCLNVLAEVCGTDITTKLLLPTVLLLAADPVANVRFNVAKTLQKISPFLEASVIDAQVKPTLDKLNVDSDVDVKHFAAQAIAGIAADEPKLCRSRSYQDIWSLSFEFFIFGR; encoded by the exons ATGGCAGCAAGCGACAAATCAGTCGATGATTCTCTTTATCCCATTGCGGTATTAATTGACGAGCTAAAAAACGAGGATGTGCAG CTGCGCCTCAACTCCATAAAGAAGCTGTCGACCATTGCTTTGGCCTTGGGCGAAGAGCGCACACGTTCCGAGTTGATACCGTTCCTAACCGAGACCATATACGATGAGGATGAGGTTCTTTTGGCACTGGCCGACCAACTGGGAAACTTTACAA GCCTTGTTGGCGGTCCCGAATTTGCCATGTATTTAATACCACCCCTCGAGAGTTTGGCGACTGTCGAGGAGACTGTGGTGCGGGACAAGGCTGTTGAATCTCTACGCACGGTGGCGGCCGAGCACAGTGCCCAGGATCTGGAGATTCATGTGGTGCCAACGCTGCAGCGTCTCGTCTCTGGTGACTGGTTCACCTCCCGCACCTCCGCCTGCGGCCTCTTCTCGGTCTGCTATCCACGCGTCACACAGCCTGTGAAGGCGGAGCTGCGTGCCAATTTCCGTAAGCTCTGCCAGGATGAGACCCCAATGGTACGGCGTGCAGCGGCCAACAAGCTGGGCGAATTTGCCAAAGTCGTGGAGACGGAATATCTAAAGTCTGACTTGATACCAAACTTTGTCCAACTGGCACAGGACGATCAG GACTCTGTTCGTCTGCTGGCTGTGGAGGCTTGCGTTAGCATTGCCCAGCTGCTGCCCCAGGATGATGTCGAGCAC CTGGTTCTTCCCACACTGCGTCAGTGTTCCAACGATTCGTCGTGGCGCGTCCGCTATATGGTGGCCGAGAAGTTTGTTGATTTGCAAAAGGCTGTGGGACCGGAAATCACTCGCGTGGATTTGGTCTCGGCATTCCAGTACTTGCTTAAGGATGCCGAGGCCGAGGTGCGCGCTGCCGTGGCCACCAAAGTCAAGGACTTTTGCGCCAATCTGGACAAGGCCAATCAGGTTCAAATCATCTTGAGCTCCATCTTACCGTATGTCCGCGATTTGGTCTCCGATCCGAATCCACATGTCAAGTCGGCTCTGGCCTCGGTCATTATGGGTTTGAGTCCAATGCTGGGCGCCTATCAGACAGTCGAACAGCTGCTGCCCCTTTTCCTAATCCAGCTCAAGGACGAGTGCCCCGAAGTGCGTCTCAATATCATCTCGAACCTGGACTGCGTCAACGATGTCATCGGCATTCAGCAGCTATCGCAGTCCCTTCTGCCCGCCATTGTCGAGCTGGCCGAGGATTCCAAGTGGCGCGTTCGGTTGGCCATCATTGAGTACATGCCCGCCCTGGCCGGTCAATTGGGGCAGGAGTTCTTCGATCAGAAGCTGCGTGGCCTCTGCATGGGCTGGTTGAACGATCATGTCTATGCCATTCGCGAGGCGGCCACTCTCAACATGAAGAAGCTTGTGGAGCAGTTCGGTGCCCCCTGGGCCGAACAGGCCATCATCCCCATGATCCTGGTCATGTCACGCAACAAGAACTATTTGCACA GAATGACCTGTTTGTTCTGCCTGAATGTTTTGGCTGAGGTTTGCGGCACGGATATCACCACCAAACTGTTGCTGCCCACAGTCCTGTTGCTTGCCGCCGATCCCGTGGCCAATGTACGCTTCAATGTGGCCAAGACATTGCAGAAGATTTCCCCCTTCCTGGAGGCCAGCGTCATCGATGCCCAAGTCAAGCCCACACTCGACAAACTAAATGTGGATTCCGATGTCGATGTTAAGCATTTTGCTGCGCAGGCTATAGCCGGAATAGCAGCAG ATGAACCGAAACTATGCAGGTCAAGATCATATCAAGATATTTGGAGTCTAAGTTTCGAGTTTTTtatctttggacgttga
- the LOC108163364 gene encoding serine/threonine-protein phosphatase PP2A 65 kDa regulatory subunit isoform X4, protein MAASDKSVDDSLYPIAVLIDELKNEDVQLRLNSIKKLSTIALALGEERTRSELIPFLTETIYDEDEVLLALADQLGNFTSLVGGPEFAMYLIPPLESLATVEETVVRDKAVESLRTVAAEHSAQDLEIHVVPTLQRLVSGDWFTSRTSACGLFSVCYPRVTQPVKAELRANFRKLCQDETPMVRRAAANKLGEFAKVVETEYLKSDLIPNFVQLAQDDQDSVRLLAVEACVSIAQLLPQDDVEHLVLPTLRQCSNDSSWRVRYMVAEKFVDLQKAVGPEITRVDLVSAFQYLLKDAEAEVRAAVATKVKDFCANLDKANQVQIILSSILPYVRDLVSDPNPHVKSALASVIMGLSPMLGAYQTVEQLLPLFLIQLKDECPEVRLNIISNLDCVNDVIGIQQLSQSLLPAIVELAEDSKWRVRLAIIEYMPALAGQLGQEFFDQKLRGLCMGWLNDHVYAIREAATLNMKKLVEQFGAPWAEQAIIPMILVMSRNKNYLHRMTCLFCLNVLAEVCGTDITTKLLLPTVLLLAADPVANVRFNVAKTLQKISPFLEASVIDAQVKPTLDKLNVDSDVDVKHFAAQAIAGIAAA, encoded by the exons ATGGCAGCAAGCGACAAATCAGTCGATGATTCTCTTTATCCCATTGCGGTATTAATTGACGAGCTAAAAAACGAGGATGTGCAG CTGCGCCTCAACTCCATAAAGAAGCTGTCGACCATTGCTTTGGCCTTGGGCGAAGAGCGCACACGTTCCGAGTTGATACCGTTCCTAACCGAGACCATATACGATGAGGATGAGGTTCTTTTGGCACTGGCCGACCAACTGGGAAACTTTACAA GCCTTGTTGGCGGTCCCGAATTTGCCATGTATTTAATACCACCCCTCGAGAGTTTGGCGACTGTCGAGGAGACTGTGGTGCGGGACAAGGCTGTTGAATCTCTACGCACGGTGGCGGCCGAGCACAGTGCCCAGGATCTGGAGATTCATGTGGTGCCAACGCTGCAGCGTCTCGTCTCTGGTGACTGGTTCACCTCCCGCACCTCCGCCTGCGGCCTCTTCTCGGTCTGCTATCCACGCGTCACACAGCCTGTGAAGGCGGAGCTGCGTGCCAATTTCCGTAAGCTCTGCCAGGATGAGACCCCAATGGTACGGCGTGCAGCGGCCAACAAGCTGGGCGAATTTGCCAAAGTCGTGGAGACGGAATATCTAAAGTCTGACTTGATACCAAACTTTGTCCAACTGGCACAGGACGATCAG GACTCTGTTCGTCTGCTGGCTGTGGAGGCTTGCGTTAGCATTGCCCAGCTGCTGCCCCAGGATGATGTCGAGCAC CTGGTTCTTCCCACACTGCGTCAGTGTTCCAACGATTCGTCGTGGCGCGTCCGCTATATGGTGGCCGAGAAGTTTGTTGATTTGCAAAAGGCTGTGGGACCGGAAATCACTCGCGTGGATTTGGTCTCGGCATTCCAGTACTTGCTTAAGGATGCCGAGGCCGAGGTGCGCGCTGCCGTGGCCACCAAAGTCAAGGACTTTTGCGCCAATCTGGACAAGGCCAATCAGGTTCAAATCATCTTGAGCTCCATCTTACCGTATGTCCGCGATTTGGTCTCCGATCCGAATCCACATGTCAAGTCGGCTCTGGCCTCGGTCATTATGGGTTTGAGTCCAATGCTGGGCGCCTATCAGACAGTCGAACAGCTGCTGCCCCTTTTCCTAATCCAGCTCAAGGACGAGTGCCCCGAAGTGCGTCTCAATATCATCTCGAACCTGGACTGCGTCAACGATGTCATCGGCATTCAGCAGCTATCGCAGTCCCTTCTGCCCGCCATTGTCGAGCTGGCCGAGGATTCCAAGTGGCGCGTTCGGTTGGCCATCATTGAGTACATGCCCGCCCTGGCCGGTCAATTGGGGCAGGAGTTCTTCGATCAGAAGCTGCGTGGCCTCTGCATGGGCTGGTTGAACGATCATGTCTATGCCATTCGCGAGGCGGCCACTCTCAACATGAAGAAGCTTGTGGAGCAGTTCGGTGCCCCCTGGGCCGAACAGGCCATCATCCCCATGATCCTGGTCATGTCACGCAACAAGAACTATTTGCACA GAATGACCTGTTTGTTCTGCCTGAATGTTTTGGCTGAGGTTTGCGGCACGGATATCACCACCAAACTGTTGCTGCCCACAGTCCTGTTGCTTGCCGCCGATCCCGTGGCCAATGTACGCTTCAATGTGGCCAAGACATTGCAGAAGATTTCCCCCTTCCTGGAGGCCAGCGTCATCGATGCCCAAGTCAAGCCCACACTCGACAAACTAAATGTGGATTCCGATGTCGATGTTAAGCATTTTGCTGCGCAGGCTATAGCCGGAATAGCAGCAG CGTAA